The DNA region AGTACATGAAAGTATAATGTATtgaatagggctgcacgattaatcgcatgtggcacgcatgacaatcacattcaAAGACGTCACTGAAGTACTCTGCCATGTAGACTGCAAAGCATAATTTCACCATTTGCAGAATCTAATTTAAATGAATGTCCGTACATTATCAACTCAATTcccattttagtttattttactgCAGTGTTTATCAGATGGATATCATGTTTATCCCTCCTGGATTCCAGATATTTCAGGTTGTGCTGAGTGTGCAGGGGCGCCTGAGGAAGTGAGAGGAACAAGTTTCtgccagctgtgtgtgtgtttgacacacAAGGCTACATGGTTTCCTCTCTTTGAACCACATTAGACTTTTCTGATGGACCTTACAGAATGGAGGAATAGCGTGTTGCTCAGAGATTAAATGAATTTTGGCagcaattcaaattaaaatgttcacaGCACCAAAATTTCTGAGAAAATCTTTGAGAAAACTCCCCTTAGTTTCCAGGAATtgcaatttctattttaaataatcaaaattattattatttttttgtctatataagTTTTTGTCCTGATTTTAAGGGATAAATAGTCATTTTTATCCCTTAAAATGAgcacaaaaatgttgaaaaacagATAAGACGAAGGTGTAAGAATGAAGGTGTAAACACaggcttaaaaaaatactatctGGGTTATGAACAACAATGTCTATAGTATAGATTTCAACTAAAATGTGTAACTGATGAGCGCTTGCATAAGATTTAATACCGTTTACTCGGAGGAACTCTTGTGTTCTCCGATCCTCTTCTTTACCTTTCTTAGTTTTGTGCACCTCACAGTACTACtgatcttcttctctctctcGGTATGATAATGGTTTCGTTTCCTGAATGTATTTAAAGAACTGCTTTCATATCTGCGCTCCCAAGCAGTTTATTTTGGGTAGCAAGAAGGTTTTATTCTGTAAATTGACTATCTCTATCTTAGTGATTACTGTCAGTTCCCATCTTGTCCATGCACAGCCACAGAAAGGCCACAGTCAGAAAATGCAGGGCAGGAGTTTACAAGAGCTAGAACAGAAGAAGCCCTTTTGAcagtgaagagagaaagagagagagagagaggtttaacATCAAATTGTTTTGTAGTTGCTGTGCTTTGTAGCAGCAGAGTGACTTAGCATATTGTGACTGATACTCACATAGGAAAAaatctctctcttgctctgtaAACAAGCGAGGATAGAAAAATAGAAGAATAAGAATGACAGTGTGTCGGGTCAAGTGTCAAGATGAAGACCAATTGTCTTGTGACATTTTAAATCATGTGAAGGGAAGTCAGATTTATTTAACCTTTGATTTCTCTGGATAATTTGTGTTCTATGGGAGTTtttgcgtttgtgtttgtttgttttttcaataacaTTTTTTCCTTGcctaataaatgaatacttttattcagtaaggacacaTACATTTGCCTATCATTTTTAATAAAgacattataatgttacaaaaaaaatttttcatctaagttccatcttttttttagctttctattcattaaagaatcttgaAAGAAAACTGTAatacggtttccacaaaaataataagaagcTATTTTCGACTTTGGTAAGAATACGGttccacaatattacagtttttactatttctttaaagggatagttaacccaaaaatctaaattctgtcattaattactcaccctcaagtctttccaaacccgtaagattcATCAAGATTcatcgttcatcttcagaacacaaatgaagatatttttgatggaatctgagagctctctgaccctctatAGACAGCAAGGATATTACCACGATCAACgcacagaaacatagcaaggacatcggtaaaatagtccatgtgacctcAGGGGTTtaaccgtaattttacaaagctacaggAATACTtttgtgtgtgcaaaaaaaacaataatagcataatttattcaacaattcttctccctgAGTCACAGTCTTTAGAGAGTACTCCAGAACATGATCACGGAATAAGCATCGTTTATGTtcagcagtgttgggcaagttactctgaaaatttaatcaaattactgataactgattacttttagaAGTAATCACGTTACttgttctgattactttatttcaaaagtgattagttacattactttttttctatgaaatgtatgaaatcccagcatacacgctcctgatatatatttttttattaaagcatcaacattcacagaatACTGTTATTTTTTACCTAAAGCAAGCGACTGCTGCGTGCAGGGCTTGGCAGAGTGCCAGCAAAGAGttctgtatttattatctctaaaATACATCAGTTCATCGCAATCTCACAAATCTCTGTTGTatcacaataaatatatgcataattaatatttcataatgtctacaattcatgtgttataatgagaggaaACGTGAGCAGGcaaatttcagcactgcattgctCAACACTGCAAACACGTGTTTTAAAGCCTAAATAGAAACTCTGCATACACTTGCGCCTGCTAAtcgattatattttatattagttcatgttgcttttgtgcaatatatgaataacaatttatttgttttagatatttcatgtttagatatttctatttaCTGTTGCGTCGGGTCTCATGGGAGCGAGTCTTTAATCCACTGGCACTTGACTTGACAATGCATGTGCTACATCCTTTTTACAATCTGTAGataataaaacactgcattctgtcagcaatGTAATGCGGCAGTAACGTATAGAGACTTCGGTTTGTAACTACACTCTAGTTACTATTTTGAAAATGATAACGCATTACATTACTCCGTTACtaaaaaaatgatgaaatgaaCGCGTTGCTGCCCAACACTGATGTTCAGCATTCGTGTGCTGCCTACTAAATGTACACTACATTGATTACGTTGATTTTGTTCTGGGGTCCTCTCCGAAATGGGGTAATATCCTTGCTGTATGTGGAatgtcagagagctctcagattccattAAAAatttcttcatttgtgttctgaagatgaacaaaggtcttatgggtttggaatgacttgagagtaagtaattaatgacataatttcaattttggtgaattaaacctttaaatgcagcttttgctgatatagtatttattacataaaatacatgCTACAGAGAATGAGCTGTTTTCTAAGGACAAggatatttttacacttttttttttttcgtttgacATGCTCTTAACATGCTCTTCCTTGTTCCTCTAGAGACACTTCTTCAGAAACCTAGGATCCATCATAACTTACGCGTTCCTGGGCACGGCCATTTCCTGTTTTGTCATTGGGTAAGTCACTTAGGTTCAAGATATTCCCACAGACCATGAAATATTTTACTTAGAGACAGTGGATCAGCCATGACATGCCTCCAGAAACTTTTTACAGATTTTACAAATGAAACATAGCTGTTCTATGGAGTGACTACTTTTGATTACGATTTAGTGAActtaaaaccaaaaatacaaaaGGTGGCCAGTTACAGCATGTAAATCTATACACTTTCTAACCTAAACTATGAAAAAGGTTATTTGTGTGCTAACCAGTGACATACAAGAGCCAGGTTCAGACATGTAGTGGAATTTATGGCACCAGTAATCAGCCACCATCAGATTCATTTCTGCATTTGCTGTCAGATGAGCTCCACCTTCACGCTTTGTACCTTGAGcacacatttgtgaccctggaccacaaaaccagtcataagggtcaatttctcgaaattgagatgtatacatcacccggaagctgaataaataagctttccatatatatatatacataatatatataaaaatataaatactgagaaaaaggTCTGTATtaagttcttagccatgcatattactaataagtaggaaatgtacaaaatatcatcatggatcatgatctttacttaatatcctaatgatttttggcataaaagaaaaatcaataattttgagctatgcaagttttttttttattattgctaagAAGTTAAGGTTTTTAAGTTTTGTGGTCACAGGGTCATATTTTGTCCGGCAATCCAGTGTGTCAGACATGTTTAAAAACTGGTTTAATATCAGCAGGTTCATTTGTCACATTACACATTGAAAATTCAACttacattgcattgtgggatacagtattctGGCAGTGTGTTTTGCTGTATACTCccacattttggaaaatgtagtTGTATACCTGTTTTTTTCATATAAACAAGGAACATTTCAGTACAAAGCAAATAGCctgaatattattgtaatattattgtaattccCTTTGAGTTGGGGTCTTATaagtcttttttgtgtgtgtgtgtttttaagaaaccTCATGTACGGCGTGGTGAAACTGATGCAGGTTTTGGGTCAACTCACTGAGAAGTTCTACTACACAGACTGCCTCTTCTTTGGTGCCCTGATATCTGCCACAGATCCAGGTATTttatctctctcttcctccatttttgtcttttttctcttATCAGGTCAAATAAACTTGCTGTTGAATGCTGAAACCTTAGCATCTTCAATATGAACTGACTAGTATTGTGCATTAGCATTCAGGATTTCACTACGTTATGTTGCTGATTTATATGTGTGTGATTTTTAGTCACAGTGCTTGCGATCTTTAATGAGCTTCATGCTGATGGGGATCTCTATGCACTGCTGTTTGGAGAGAGTGTCATGAACGATGCAGTCGCCATAGTCCTTTCATCGTAAGTCCCAATTTCAAACAGTATCACTTTCTTGTTCCCTAAAAGTTGGTGTGGGATTTCCCAGTAAGCCAGCACAAGAGCTGAGGACATTTTCACTGTAATGCTGAATAGGGAAAATAAAAGATGCTGTAACTCCAGTTGTGTTTCAGGATGGCACTCTTACTCCCTCTTTTGGACACAATGAGCTAAAGCTGATTGTTTCTGAATTTCTTTTTCGGGACCACTTAcacaatttggcaaaaaaaaaaaaaaagcatgcatataaaaaattcttttttaataaaatgtgcattttcagGCAATCTGTGTAATCGCATAGCATGTTCATTTAATGATTTGGATTGTTTTGTCTTTGGTATGCAGGTCAATTGTGGCATATCAGCCTTCAggagccaacacacacacatttgatgcCTCTGCCTTCTTCAAATCGGTGGGCATCTTCTTGGGCATCTTCAGTGGCTCTTTCGCTATGGGTGCAGTCACTGGAGTGGTCACTGCCCTCATATCCTTTTCCATGCTGTCATTAAATCAGGCTAAATGTATGTAGGTTTTTACTAATAAGTTGTGTTGATGCCCTTTGGCTTCGTTGTGATGTAGATGCTTTTACCTAATTGTAAAATTTGTAACACTGTAGAATTATCCTCTAAACAGTGGCTGATTTCTGTCAAGAGTACCTAGTTAATACAGTTTGTACATACATTGTTTGTACATTCATTCAAAATTCAGtaagaataaaaatagttttttttttttaaatcaaaagtcaCAGTTAAACGTACAAAAATCTAATTCATGTGGAATCATGTGACGCCCAATACACTTAACTGTCTGATTATTTAATCAGATATGTGGTTTAAATTCTTAACTTTATCCACGTGACAAAATTCACCAAGCTGCACTGTTTCCCTCTGCTGGAGACTGCTCTGTTCTTCCTCATGTCTTGGAGTACTTTTCTACTGGCTGAAGCTTGTGGATTCACAGGTGGGTGTTTTGTGTGGGCTGGTAATGAAAGCATAGTGGATAATCTGCTGGGAAAAGCAGAGGtcaaactataatataataagtaTAATATGAAGTTGCAGCTGCAGCTGCTTCCCCTCTACGAACAGCACAACACTTCCTGCTATAGTTAAATATCATCTGCAATAATACCATCATTTCCATGTGTTTAGAAAATCATCTGTTCAGGTTTAATGTGCTTTATTAGCATGACAAAAACTTCAGTCATGTTCATGCGAAATACTTTGCATACAGTTAtgcaaataaaattcaaaaacGTAAAAGTTCCTCTGTATTGCTGTTCCTGGGCAGGCCGTGTTGCTGGATGATAACATCTTTGATATGTAAATGTGTTCATTCATTTGCACTTATCCTCTGGTTGTTTCATTAGTCACCTGTACTGAAATTGCATCCCATCCCCCACTTGAAAGAAAAAAGGCACACGTGACGCTGATATCCTTTACTATTTTAGGTGTTGTCGCTGTGCTGTTTTGTGGAATCACACAGGCCCATTATACCTACAACAATCTCTCTGAGGAATCCACCAAACGCACTAAACAGGtaaaatatttgaactttttttttttttttttttttttttttttttttttttaagtaaaacgtGTCAACCGTATGACTTGTAGTTGCTTTCAGGGCAGCTGAACTGTGTCGAAGCTGAAAAAGTAAAGTATGTAGTAGAAAGTAACAAGGGGGGATGGGAGACCTGCATATTCTTCTTCAGAAGATGCTTTGATGCAGGGGGGACACAAGTCGAGGGATAGTGCTTAGTGGATTCCCAGCACCCCTGTGGTTTCGTCAGAGCAGTGCAATGTGTGATGAAGTCAAGTGGGGTGCATACAGTAATTATGACACCCCTGTGGCACTGGATTTGTCTCCAGGGGGTCGGTCTCACTATTATCAAAGCTCCTGTCTATAGAGAGAAGGGTTAGAAGTTATATAGTCACAGGAATTGAAGATATTGGTCTCAGCTTTAGATCTAACACGCATTACAAAAGTCAATGTACAGTATACAGAAGTGGAGCACAGATTTCTAGTACTTAGGATTTTTTAAAACGTGTCATTttgcttttgtaaatgttgtttcagctgttttgttGACCAAATGTGCTGATGTCAGATGCATACAGCTTCACGTGTGACATGTTTCTTTGCTGTTGCAGTTGTTTGAGGTGCTGCACTTCCTAGCAGAGAACTTCATCTTCTCATACATGGGCCTGGCGCTCTTCACCTTTCAGAATCACGTCTTCAGTCCCATTTTCATACTTGGAGCCTTTGTATCCTTGTCTTTCAGCTGAAATGAAAGTTTCACTTAGCAGCTTGTACACGAGGAGCTGGTAATGTGCATTAACCCCTAGCATTCACCCGCGGTGAGATAGTAAGAGCTTGATAGCATTTTAGAGATGAACCTGCGGGCCAAATCTTTTTAAATgctcaaaaacatctggaaaagtttatggctgttttttttatttatttatcatcttgatttaaaaaaaaaagaccactaGGAGGCGTTATGTATAGGTTTTGAAGGAATTTTAAGTTAGTATTCTGTTGTATTATCATTACATGTGTTATAGTAGCTGAATCTGTGTTATGAACTTTGTTTTCGAAACTTTTAACCATCATTTTTAAGCAGCATAATTAACAATAACGTTTAAACATTGGAAGtcaatacaatttttaaaaatgtttttgacagtctcttatgctcaaccaGGCTGCTTTTatctgatgaaaaatacagtacaaacattaatattgtgaaatattataacaatttataagaacagttttttttattttaatatattttcaaatgcattcatataatgactattactccagtcttcagtgtcagatgatcttCAAGAAATCATAGAAGCTCAAGAAACTCTCCCTATcattatcactgttgaaaacgGCTTTGCTGCTTAGTGTTTTtgaggaaagtttttttttctcaggattcATTGAATtgtaagttcaaaagaatagtgTTTAGGTGAAATTTAAAACTTTAGTAACAATgtgaaagtctttactgtcacttgattaaaatgttaatgcaaacAGTTTTGGACAGTAGTGCAGGTCTACATTCCTATTAACTTAATATGCCATATGTGAGAACCATTTTCTTTAACATTTTGACTATTAGATAGCCATCTTTATCGGCCGGGCCTTGAACATCTATCCTTTGTCGTTCCTGATTAACCTGGGCCGAAGACACAAAATCAGGGGAAACTTTCAGCACATGATGATGTTTGCAGGTTACTTCCTCTTCTCTGATGCTtgcatgacataaaaaaatacagaaccaTTTAATAAATACAGTGAAGTGGAATATAAATCAGTGCAATCAGTTTTGTATCGTCCTTTAGTGTCAGACTCTTTGATTTTGAACTCTCTGTAGATTTCAGCAGCCCGCTGAAGCTTCTCGAGATCTAAATTAAGAGTGAAATGAGGCATCAGAATCAGAACGTCTCTAATAACAGCTCTTGATGTGGAGCAGCTCCCTCCAGACCAGCAACAGCACCCAGCTAAAAGGGCAGCAAAGTGCAGAGCCCCTAAAACACAGCTGATCGAGTGTGATGGCTGTTTGCCTGCTTAAGTGCACTTCCATTCTATTTGTAGCAGGGCTGTCATTCTTATTAAAATCTATtgtgactgctgtgtgtgtgtgtttgtgctctgcAGGGCTGCGAGGGGCAATGGCATTCGCTCTGGCTATCCGTGACACGGCCACATACGCGCGACAGATGATGTTCACAACGACCCTGCTCATTGTGTTCTTCACAGTTTGGGTGTTTGGAGGAGGCACCACGCCAATGCTGTCCTGGCTACATATCAGGTCAGAGTTCAAGAGACTTGATCGGTGTCCCATCCGACCCGTTTTTAAGAGTGAGAGGGATTTTGGAAAATGTTTCATTCACAAGAAGTTAAGGGTCAGATTTAGGGTCAGATTTACAAACAgcttgaatatgcatttgtaggagtttccttTTCCTGATGCAAAATTTATAGGAGGAAAGTATTCAAATGAATAACGCAACACGATTTACTAaatttgcgcttgccaaattactggtatttgcggCATTATTTAATGCCCCAAAAAAGCATGCTTTAAAGCCATCAGTAATTTGCGCAACTCTTGGTAGATTGAGCTGGTCATCGTGGAAATGATCTGGctgcgtctgtgttctttaatgtgcattttaatgttGGTAAATCACACGCGTAATTTTCCACATCACATCAGCGCTTTTATGGAAATGCACTCTAACgttaatttgccctgtttagtaaatctggccctttgTGTTTGCATACAGGATGGTAAAGCCTACACTGtccttacagaaaaaaaaaatgtcaactgtGGTTGGCAGAATAATCTGTACATTTtagtttaaaactgtaatttacgaagaaaattacattttaaaccagTAAATCAAGCAGTCATTTTCTGCTAAATTAAGCCACACTGCTAGTAACATCTGAATTGTGCTTTAAACATATACTGACAAAGTAAACGATGAAATTGAGTTAATCCTAAATAGCTTTTCCTCCAGTAAATACTAATGTAGAAGACGCACACAGtgtcacaaacacaaaacaccatcatggtaaaaTGCACGATTAGATCTAATACACTTTCTCAACATATGAAGTAAGGGAACTACCTTTTAACCAGTTAATAGGGTTTTATGTGAAGCATGTTTGAATGTTGGATGGACTCAGTCAACTTCGAGAGAAGACTTCCACAGTCTGTCCAGCAGGTGGCAGAAAAGCacgttattaattttattaatcaaacCGATTTTGACAAGTAAGGTTGCATTTGATTTCCCTAAGTAATATCGCTTATATCCCTCTTGTGGCATCATAGAGGGTTTTATAGGCATTTTAGATGGTGGCTGTATTCACACGTTGTTTGTTTGTCAACTCTGCACTCTTCCCTTTTGGTTTGTTCTGAGGTGAAATGTTCTCAGAAAACGAACCACTCAAAAGCAGATGGGAAATGAGCTGGGGTTGTTTATGTGGCTAAGAGCCAGTGTTTGTCTGGCCGTCCTCAGCAGGGGCTGGCTGATACGGCACCATTAATAAGTGCTGCTAGTTTGTCAGAATAAAGAGGATTATTGAGGAGCAATGCTGATGGCAGCTGCTGTAGAATGAGATTGAGAAGGTCAGGTTATTATCTGCAAAACTGCTGTGCACTCAATGAGTCGCAGATATGCGTAGGGTAACCACAACGGGGCGAATAAAACAAGGACAAGAATCTGAGCAGCGTTAACAACAGTATTTCTGTAAATGAGTTGCTTTTGTCCGATAATGCCAACAAATCAGGGCGATAtgggtttatattttttttcaaacaccaACTAAATGGCTTTGAGAGCTAATGACTGGCTTTATGTCGGCTGACTGGAATTAAGACCGGATAGGAGTAAGAATAGATTGCGTTCATAACACTAATTGTCTCGAGTCTCCTGCTGCTACGTAACACTCTCAATGGAGGCTTTTTTATGCATCATGTTCATAATGTACTAACATTTGCAGAGTTTTGCATGTGCACTGAATGCCGAGCAGCCATAAAGATAACCGGTCAAATGCATGAGGAATTTCTTTAAATAGATAGTTCTGCCtaatatttaaattctgtcatataCACACCTTCATGTTACCAGAACATGATTcaatggttgttgttgttttttttgcattgcaaccAGTGTTGTcatcgttaactaaaactataaataatcatttttaataaaaactgtaataaaatgtaaatattggatGCCATGGCAATTAACCGAAAtaagtaaaatattgttattactaaaactaaaataattatttttttaaatataaatatatgtataaatataaaacttaaaattaaaatgaaagcttaAACTATAAAAttgaaagcattttaaaatattaataaatactgtaaaataacaacaataggGGATACTTTACCTAAAGTACGTGGCAATAATTGCCAAAAATGAGAAAAGTAGACCATATACtccatatctatatatatatattttttttttttgccacatcaGAATGACTAGGTTTGTGTGGCATACCAGTAAaccaatatttaaaaaagcacaaTGTCAGCATTTTAGTGTGTGTTGCTTTTCACATCACAGTTGAACAATAAGCAAAGTTATAATGTAGCATCAAAAAAGAAAAGGTAACTATCAGAGCTGTGCATTACTGCCCTTGAAAAAACTTTTCATGTAAATTGCAATAAGACTTCACTGATGTTATGTGAATGGGTAAAAAATTCCACATACTAACAGTGATATGTATACCACAGCATGGAAATGCACATGGATCATATGCAAAGCTGAGATTTAAGAGTTTCTGCAGTGAAACAATGTAATGGATGCTAATATTGATTTCTTTCAGAAGGGCCTTTAATTTCCCTCTGTATGCAGTGAGGGCGGTTGCTCTACAGCACTATAGTTGAATTAATTGTTAATTAGCACAGGTTGAGTGGCAAATGTATGTTGTTGCTTCATGTTAAATGACAATACAACACAACTGAACAACTGATTTTTACAAAGTGACAGTACAGGGATCAaataattttcacttagtataagaGCATAGCAATTTTAGTTTCATGAATTTTGCATGTAGGACAATAGTAAGACAATTAAACAGGCGGATTAAAGAGACATTTTGAGTTTCTCTTATTTTAAATTCTGCACAGCAAGACTAACAATCCTTTGGTCACAGGGTGCATTAGTGTATTAACAGTAGTGATTTTTCTGCCAGCTGTGCTTCCTGAGCATTTAGGGATTCCACCGCTGGCCTTTTGTTGTTCTActtttcagttaaatttgatcGAGGTTATTCTCTCTTATTCTCTCAACCCTCAAAGGGTTTCCATTTCCAGAAATGCACTACAGTTGACCCCTAGACTGGCTCACGCTTCATTTTTCCATGTTGAGTGAGGGATGCTCTCCAATACTCACACGTACACACTATTCTTAACTTGACTGTGGTTGTCTCCTGCTTTGGGCAACTGCAGACTAATCAATGTGCAATTAAAATAAGCAATCAGATAACTTGTTGAAAACAAAATGAGCAAAGCTACAGTACTTAAGTGTGGATGAAAGAATAGGCTCACGTTTAGCTCAAAGACACAGATGGGGTGCCACTGCTTTTATTCAAGAAGACCAGGTCCCCTGAGATTACAGAGAGGCTTTTGCATAGCTCCCTTTTGAAACTGGAATCGATGGTGTACTTTAGGCATTTGTCAATGTAGTGTCTgagtgctgcaaaaaataaaacgCATCAGAATGCAAAGCATGGCTACTTTCAGATCcacatttaatgatgtttttcataaaagtattcatttgaccattgcattactttactattgattttattttaatatttcaatttatattatattattttattttaatttatattattaacattttatatttaatgttattctCATTTGAACAAACTGCTGTATGAAAACTTAAAAAAGCTTATGTAGAGTTTGGAAATGGCCTGACAGTGGTTGGAGGCTGTCTGTTGCTCAAGACCTTAGCCAGACGATTCTCTTCAGCACTGGTTTAGCTTATTTCCTCTGTGCTGGCCAGTTCTGCCTTTTCTAGAAAAGTCCCGGGAGGTTCTGCTTGCTCTCTAAACATTGAGCTCAGTACACACAGAGAGCCAATTCAGAGCTGGAATGTGAAGGCCCAAACATACTTCATGAATCAGAAAGGAAATGGGAATGTTTTACAGAAAGAGTTTAAATGTCGTTTGACCTACATAACTTGACTTCTGTCTCTGTTCGGCAAATGCCTATGAGGAGCATTTAACCATTATATCAC from Carassius auratus strain Wakin chromosome 6, ASM336829v1, whole genome shotgun sequence includes:
- the LOC113101558 gene encoding sodium/hydrogen exchanger 7-like isoform X2, with the protein product MTAAWRNLPRRKRQRKVTGLLVGVILRYGIPSTSYHNKTPPSCTLQERPVSTVLLNVSGKFFEYTLKGEINLKEIHSVEQNDMLRKVTFDPEVFFNILLPPIIFHAGYSLKKRHFFRNLGSIITYAFLGTAISCFVIGNLMYGVVKLMQVLGQLTEKFYYTDCLFFGALISATDPVTVLAIFNELHADGDLYALLFGESVMNDAVAIVLSSSIVAYQPSGANTHTFDASAFFKSVGIFLGIFSGSFAMGAVTGVVTALVTKFTKLHCFPLLETALFFLMSWSTFLLAEACGFTGVVAVLFCGITQAHYTYNNLSEESTKRTKQLFEVLHFLAENFIFSYMGLALFTFQNHVFSPIFILGAFIAIFIGRALNIYPLSFLINLGRRHKIRGNFQHMMMFAGLRGAMAFALAIRDTATYARQMMFTTTLLIVFFTVWVFGGGTTPMLSWLHIRVGVDPDQDLQQCGDSFQVLQGDGTQSEEQSKTKQESAWLFRLWYTFDHNYLKPILTHSGPPLTSTLPACCGPLARCLTSPQAYENHEPLRDNDSDLILNEGDLTLTYGDAHITANGASSSSGPEASGGSWGVNGKRSDSTSEDALERELDTREHELLSRGTRLVFPMEDHA
- the LOC113101558 gene encoding sodium/hydrogen exchanger 7-like isoform X3, which encodes MEAATAPKPWTLYALGGHGSLFPILMFFLNQCCQIRADDGGMEELATEKEAEESHRQDSVNLLTFILLLTLTILTIWLFKHRRVRFLHETGLAMIYGLLVGVILRYGIPSTSYHNKTPPSCTLQERPVSTVLLNVSGKFFEYTLKGEINLKEIHSVEQNDMLRKVTFDPEVFFNILLPPIIFHAGYSLKKRHFFRNLGSIITYAFLGTAISCFVIGNLMYGVVKLMQVLGQLTEKFYYTDCLFFGALISATDPVTVLAIFNELHADGDLYALLFGESVMNDAVAIVLSSSIVAYQPSGANTHTFDASAFFKSVGIFLGIFSGSFAMGAVTGVVTALVTKFTKLHCFPLLETALFFLMSWSTFLLAEACGFTGVVAVLFCGITQAHYTYNNLSEESTKRTKQLFEVLHFLAENFIFSYMGLALFTFQNHVFSPIFILGAFIAIFIGRALNIYPLSFLINLGRRHKIRGNFQHMMMFAGLRGAMAFALAIRDTATYARQMMFTTTLLIVFFTVWVFGGGTTPMLSWLHIRVGVDPDQDLQQCGDSFQVLQGDGTQSEEQSKTKQESAWLFRLWYTFDHNYLKPILTHSGPPLTSTLPACCGPLARCLTSPQAYECPS